The sequence GTGCGAATTTTCCAAATCTTCATCTAAATAAATTCCGTTATTTAAATCATTAATTTGCGAAACCAATTCCGATGCATATTTATGCCCATTTTTTTCAGGTTTAAAATACATTTCGCTTTTTACCGCATCGCCACGAAGTGCCACTACATTGTCAATTCCAAGAAAATCCAAATCAATTAAAAAATTCTCGGTATCTTCTTTTGTAAATCCGCCACATAGAATATGTGGAACCGCATCAACTTGAAATTTATTCTGAATGGCTGAACAAATTCCAACTGTTCCTGGGCGTTTTCGAACCACTTTTTTCTCAAGTAATCCATCTCGAACTTCTTTGTATTCATATTCTTCCCGATGATACGTTACATCAATAAACGGTGGATTAAATTCCATTAACGGTTCAATCGTATTAAAAATACATTGAATATTTTGTCCTTTCAACGGCGGTAAAATCTCAAACGAAAACAAAGCCTTTCCGTTCGCATTTTTAATATGTTCAGTAACTTTCATTTTAATTTCATTTTGGGCGTTTCCCTTTGGGTCGGGCTTTTCGTTACAAGCTTTTGTTTCACAAAAGGCTTTGCACTTCAATCCCTAACGCAAGTTTTAATCACAATTAGTTTTCAATTTTCATTCGTTGATATTTGGTTGCAACCATTTGGTAGCTTTTTCAACAGAAATATTTCTGCGTTTTGCAAAATCTGAAACTTGGTCTGACTTAATTTTTCCAACACCAAAATACTTAGCATTTTCATTCGCAAAATAATATCCAGAAACGGATGAAGCCGGCCACATAGCTAAACTTTCGGTTAATGAAACACCAATTTCATTTTCTATATTTAAAACATTCCAAATGGTTTCTTTTTCTAAATGGTCTGGACAAGCCGGATATCCTGGTGCCGGACGAATGCCTTTGTACGATTCGCTTATTAAATCATCGTTAGATAAAGTTTCGTTTGCAGCATAACCCCAAATTTCTTTTCGAACTTTTTCGTGTAAAAATTCTGCAAAAGCTTCGGCTAATCTGTCCGCTAAAGCTTTAACCATTATCGAGTTATAATCATCATTGGCAATTTCAAATTCTTTTGCTTTTTCTTCAACTCCAAAACCTGTAGTTACACAGAACAATCCGATATAATCTTGAATTTGAGTTGCTTTCGGAGCAATAAAATCAGCTAAAGCTATATTTGGAACCTTTCCTGATTTTTGTGCTTGTTGACGTAAGGTTAATAATTGATATTTTTGGTTTTCGTCAATCAACTCAATATCATCATCGTTAATTTGATTGGCAGGAAAAATGCCGATAATTCCTTTGGCAGTAAACCACCTTTCTGAAATTATCTGAGCCAACATTTCTTGGGCATCGTTAAATAAATTGGTAGCTTCTTTGCCAACAACGGTGTCGTTTAAAATTGCTGGATATTTCCCGAATAATTGCCACGACCTAAAAAATGGAGTCCAATCGATATACGGAACTAAATCTGCTAATTCAACTTCTATTTTTTTCTTACCTAAAAAATTTGGCTTTTGAATTTGTTGCGTTTTCCAATCTATTTTAAATTTGTTTTTTCGAGCTTCATCAATTGATAAGAAATTTTTATCTCTTGCTCTAGATAAAAAGTCGTCTCGTAATTTGTTGTATTCATTACGAATTTCTTCTTTATAAATCTTCTTTTTTTCGGGTTGCAATAAATCGTTAATTACGGTTACAGCTCGTGAAGCATCGTTTACGTGAACCACAGTTTCTGAATATTCTGGAGCGATTTTTACAGCCGTATGTGCTCTTGAAGTTGTTGCTCCACCAATCATAATCGGGATTTTACTTCCAACCTTTTCTAGTTCTTTGGTTAAATAAACCATTTCATCTAACGAAGGTGTGATTAAACCACTAAGGCCAATAATATCAACCTTTTCTTTTATAGCAGTTTCAATGATTTTTTCGGGTTGAACCATCACGCCTAAATCTATAATCTCAAAATTATTACAAGCTAAAACTACCGAAACGATGTTTTTTCCAATATCATGAACATCACCGCGGACAGTTGCCATTAATACTTTTGGAGCCGAACCTTTATCTGAAGTTGATGGATTTTGCTTCTTTGATTCTTCAATAAACGGAAGAAGATATGCAACAGCTTTTTTCATAACACGTGCTGATTTTACAACTTGA comes from Flavobacterium sp. I3-2 and encodes:
- the metF gene encoding methylenetetrahydrofolate reductase [NAD(P)H] — protein: MKVTEHIKNANGKALFSFEILPPLKGQNIQCIFNTIEPLMEFNPPFIDVTYHREEYEYKEVRDGLLEKKVVRKRPGTVGICSAIQNKFQVDAVPHILCGGFTKEDTENFLIDLDFLGIDNVVALRGDAVKSEMYFKPEKNGHKYASELVSQINDLNNGIYLDEDLENSHRTNFSVGVAAYPEKHMEAPNFETDLNFLKHKIDCGADYIVTQMFFDNSKFFDFVERCRTAGITVPIIPGLKPLATKNQLNLIPHRFHVDLPDDLVIETIKAKDNAAVKQLGIEWCINQSKKLIAAGFPVVHYYSMSKSDSIKAIAQEVF